In Pseudophryne corroboree isolate aPseCor3 chromosome 3, aPseCor3.hap2, whole genome shotgun sequence, a genomic segment contains:
- the LOC135057170 gene encoding uncharacterized protein LOC135057170, producing the protein MDPTLNQTKNLEPVRCHQTKKTMTIEIPALGRPFSLGMLYDCCHDKLIPGITLWNHEALGENVASTPQDNTSFDFIASDTVSDKSSALDITASMKASFLSGLIEVGGSALYLNDTRTSKNQARVTLKYSRTTRFDQLSMNHVGVQNMTNHDVFDKGTATHVVTGILYGAQAFFIFDRELSKSENSQDIQGNLQVMIKKIPSLTIEGKGDLKMDDKEKEEVKKCSCKFHGDFALESNPVTYEDAIKIYTDLPKLLGERGEKAVPVKVWLYPLRKLDSQTDQLVRDISADLVFRTEKVIQEMIDVTIQCNDLMRHPAAEKFPDIKNNIIQLRELCDRFKLTFQKQLAQILPAIRDGGSEESALADFLISIQQSPFDSLHITQFFSSKQQEMDTVSSYLTVLPSIKVLPTETARNKLISDPLIDYVLCYNFTSLNEEPYLSDMCNWLQTAGHDVYKNKNISMWFKDKDVVKNARRCVRAFQEFADTNASSEETQFIISSITDQSNPGVSIYLYADGDLLSAKFEPPTKPNPPVISGRTHDSMELTLSPADFGKEFIVGYHVDYRSAEEENWSHFITKNKDQKITVTGLKPHRKYQFRYSAVCNPGLSAASSVTEGEITLPTSPPEAIQGTNVSAKCGDSGVNAPSDKIVDMTTNKTSSYSKCQHIKENMMLSKGTEKGKPSIYQLYTDSCESGYHKYSLGKENIQIPNKVILLVGATGTGKTTLINGMANYILGVEWKDDFRFKLVHEVTNKSEAHSQTSLVTAYKMNHESDYQIEYSLTLIDTPGFGDTRGIAQDKKITEDIHTFFTAGGGIDQIDAVCFVVQASLARLTHTQKYIFNSIFSIFGKDIRDNILMLINFSDGERPPVLEAIKAADVPCPVDSEDDPVHFKFNNSALFANNQSDMSVNDWLWKMGAHSMKTFFSDLSKIETKSLTLTKEVLKERKKLQIMLQALQPQIKTGLMKLDEIRKTQDVLQHKKDRMAANEDFEYEVTTTDPVQEVITHGFITNCQKCHFTCHYPCQIADDKEKYNCAAMCNNYCTVCPGKCIWNVHYNQKYKWDYVTKTEKRTYEELKKNYEAASGEVMTAEKVFIQLNKEYSTVKQAVFDLIKKSSQSLKRLREIALIPNPLSTTEYIDLMIQNEEHEVKPGYQERIQSLMEVRQTAEILEKIQKGEELLPGEQGTMPK; encoded by the coding sequence GAATAACATTATGGAACCATGAGGCATTGGGAGAGAATGTGGCATCAACACCGCAAGATAATACATCATTTGACTTTATAGCTTCAGACACTGTTTCTGATAAATCATCAGCCCTGGATATCACAGCATCTATGAAAGCCAGTTTCCTCTCTGGTCTGATAGAAGTTGGTGGATCTGCACTTTACCTAAATGACACTAGGACATCTAAGAACCAAGCCAGAGTCACCCTAAAGTACTCAAGAACCACAAGATTTGATCAGCTGAGCATGAACCATGTAGGTGTCCAGAACATGACTAACCATGATGTGTTTGACAAAGGGACGGCCACCCATGTGGTCACTGGTATTTTATATGGTGCTCAAGCCTTCTTTATATTTGATCGTGAGCTGTCTAAATCAGAGAACAGTCAGGATATACAGGGAAATCTCCAGGTCATGATTAAAAAGATTCCCTCACTTACAATTGAAGGAAAGGGAGATCTGAAAATGGATGATAAAGAAAAGGAAGAAGTTAAAAAATGTAGCTGTAAGTTTCATGGAGACTTCGCCCTGGAGAGTAATCCGGTCACATATGAAGATGCCATAAAGATTTATACTGACCTCCCGAAGCTACTAGGAGAGAGAGGGGAAAAGGCTGTACCTGTGAAAGTCTGGCTGTATCCACTGAGGAAACTGGATAGTCAAACTGACCAATTGGTTAGAGATATTAGTGCAGATCTTGTATTCAGGACAGAAAAGGTGATACAGGAAATGATAGATGTTACCATACAGTGCAATGACCTGATGAGACATCCGGCTGCAGAGAAATTTCCTGACATCAAGAATAACATCATTCAGCTCAGAGAGCTGTGTGATCGATTTAAACTCACATTTCAGAAGCAGCTTGCACAGATCTTACCCGCTATCCGTGATGGGGGATCAGAGGAATCTGCACTTGCTGACTTCTTAATTAGTATACAACAATCTCCATTTGACAGTCTCCACATTACACAGTTTTTTAGCAGTAAGCAACAGGAGATGGATACTGTGAGCTCTTATCTCACAGTGCTGCCCAGTATCAAAGTATTACCAACTGAGACTGCAAGAAACAAACTAATATCTGACCCTCTGATTGACTATGTTTTGTGTTACAATTTTACATCATTAAATGAGGAGCCATATCTTTCTGATATGTGTAATTGGCTCCAAACAGCTGGACACGATGTCTATAAGAATAAAAATATCTCAATGTGGTTCAAGGACAAAGATGTTGTTAAGAATGCCAGAAGATGTGTGAGAGCATTTCAGGAATTTGCTGACACCAATGCATCCAGTGAGGAGACCCAATTCATTATCTCATCTATCACTGACCAGAGTAATCCTGGAGTCTCTATTTACCTGTATGCAGATGGGGATTTGCTGAGTGCAAAGTTTGAGCCTCCAACTAAACCAAATCCCCCAGTTATCAGCGGTAGAACCCATGATAGTATGGAGCTCACCCTCAGCCCTGCAGACTTTGGGAAAGAGTTCATAGTAGGATATCACGTAGACTATAGATCTGCTGAGGAGGAGAACTGGTCACATTTTATAACAAAGAATAAAGATCAGAAGATCACAGTTACAGGACTAAAGCCTCATAGAAAGTATCAGTTCAGATACTCTGCAGTGTGTAATCCAGGACTCAGTGCTGCCAGTAGTGTTACAGAAGGTGAAATAACTCTTCCCACTAGTCCACCTGAAGCCATACAAGGCACAAATGTGTCGGCCAAATGTGGTGACTCTGGGGTCAATGCTCCCAGTGATAAGATTGTAGATATGACAACAAATAAAACATCCTCTTATAGCAAATGTCAGCATATTAAAGAAAATATGATGCTCTCAAAGGGAACAGAAAAAGGAAAGCCTTCCATATATCAGCTTTACACAGATAGTTGTGAGTCTGGATATCATAAATACAGCTTGGGAAAAGAAAATATTCAGATACCTAATAAAGTGATTCTATTAGTAGGAGCTACAGGAACAGGAAAAACAACCCTGATCAATGGGATGGCCAACTACATCTTGGGTGTGGAATGGAAAGATGACTTTAGGTTCAAACTCGTACACGAGGTCACAAATAAATCTGAGGCTCACAGCCAAACCTCTCTAGTTACAGCCTACAAGATGAACCATGAAAGTGACTACCAAATTGAATATTCCCTCACCTTGATAGACACACCAGGGTTTGGAGACACAAGAGGAATAGCACAGGACAAGAAGATCACAGAGGACATTCATACATTTTTTACAGCTGGCGGTGGTATTGATCAGATAGACGCTGTGTGCTTTGTAGTTCAGGCTTCTTTGGCTCGGTTGACACACACCCAGAAATATATTTTTAATTCTATTTTCTCTATCTTTGGGAAAGATATCAGAGACAACATACTGATGCTGATCAACTTCTCAGATGGGGAGAGACCTCCAGTACTGGAGGCCATAAAAGCAGCTGATGTCCCCTGCCCTGTGGACAGTGAGGATGACCCCGTTCACTTCAAGTTCAACAATTCAGCTCTATTTGCCAACAATCAGAGTGACATGAGTGTCAATGATTGGTTGTGGAAGATGGGGGCGCACAGTATGAAAACATTTTTCAGTGATTTGAGTAAAATAGAAACCAAAAGTCTAACACTGACCAAAGAAGTCCTAAAGGAACGGAAAAAGCTTCAAATTATGCTACAGGCCTTACAGCCACAGATAAAGACTGGGCTAATGAAACTGGATGAAATAAGAAAGACACAGGACGTTCTGCAGCACAAGAAGGATCGTATGGCAGCAAATGAAGACTTTGAGTATGAGGTAACCACAACTGATCCAGTACAGGAGGTGATAACACATGGCTTCATAACCAACTGCCAGAAATGTCACTTTACCTGTCACTATCCCTGTCAGATTGCTGATGACAAAGAGAAATATAACTGTGCTGCTATGTGTAATAACTACTGTACAGTGTGTCCAGGTAAATGTATCTGGAATGTTCATTACAATCAGAAATATAAGTGGGATTACGTGACTAAAACAGAAAAAAGAACCTATGAAGAGTTGAAAAAAAATTATGAAGCAGCTTCTGGAGAGGTGATGACTGCAGAAAAGGTGTTCATACAACTAAACAAGGAGTATAGTACTGTGAAACAAGCCGTGTTTGACCTTATTAAGAAGTCCTCCCAGAGTCTGAAGCGCCTCCGTGAAATCGCTCTAATACCAAACCCTCTGTCAACCACCGAATACATTGACCTGATGATACAGAATGAGGAACATGAAGTCAAACCAGGATATCAGGAGAGAATCCAGTCCCTGATGGAGGTCAGACAGACGGCGGAGATATTAGAGAAGATCCAGAAGGGAGAAGAGCTACTGCCTGGAGAACAGGGAACCATGCCAAAATAA